From a region of the Synechococcus sp. PCC 7335 genome:
- a CDS encoding type II toxin-antitoxin system death-on-curing family toxin, whose translation MEFPTLSDVLSIHRLIVAETGGQSGLRDQGLLESALKAAENRHYYEEADVIACAATYAYHLCMAHAFIDGNKRVAAAVSETFLLINGWQLRMENVALVDMFLKIADGALLRDAIEEAFRHHAVAIGG comes from the coding sequence ATGGAGTTTCCAACGCTATCTGACGTTTTATCGATTCATCGACTGATTGTGGCTGAAACGGGTGGTCAGTCCGGGCTGAGGGATCAGGGGTTGCTGGAATCTGCTTTGAAAGCAGCTGAGAACCGGCACTACTACGAGGAAGCTGATGTGATTGCCTGCGCCGCGACCTATGCTTATCACCTCTGCATGGCCCATGCTTTCATTGATGGCAATAAACGGGTTGCCGCAGCGGTATCAGAGACGTTCCTATTGATCAACGGCTGGCAGCTAAGAATGGAAAATGTAGCGCTAGTGGATATGTTTTTGAAGATTGCGGACGGTGCCCTGTTAAGAGATGCGATAGAAGAAGCCTTTCGGCATCATGCCGTTGCGATAGGAGGGTGA
- a CDS encoding tyrosine-type recombinase/integrase, which translates to MAKPDPVPTFIEVGVNAKPTVPAEGGSEKPLNGDWVDEFLGDREIRPNTKKAYTRQLRGFQVWCEFKHWGDVSEADVSRYKVHLKNKPTKAGKIGLSPASVNQAIATLQSFFKWLATKRYITYNPTLNVEKVPAAPTETKDIEVAAVRQLAEGLEYRGQREQLSTRDTAIFELLKHGLRATEVSKLNIGDYNGQAVQVSEAKWRSDGTVPLAPNARQALDSYLGWCVRKGFDTSSGEPLFRSLSRNGYGKRLGYWGIYEMVKDLGAIVETTENVHPHRLRHTFGTQLVLNDMSPDYVRKLMRIKSPVTSERYTKRALEKKAEDAFNDLIERSELGSGLF; encoded by the coding sequence ATGGCAAAACCTGATCCTGTTCCGACGTTTATTGAAGTGGGGGTGAACGCGAAGCCTACCGTGCCTGCTGAGGGTGGCTCAGAGAAACCGCTGAATGGGGACTGGGTAGATGAGTTCCTGGGCGATCGCGAGATTAGGCCTAATACGAAGAAGGCTTATACGAGACAGCTACGGGGCTTTCAAGTCTGGTGCGAGTTCAAGCACTGGGGCGACGTTAGCGAGGCTGATGTGAGTCGGTACAAGGTGCATCTGAAGAACAAACCCACTAAAGCGGGGAAAATAGGGCTATCTCCGGCTAGCGTTAACCAGGCAATCGCTACGCTTCAAAGCTTCTTTAAGTGGTTGGCGACGAAGCGTTACATCACCTACAACCCGACGTTGAATGTGGAGAAGGTGCCCGCCGCGCCGACTGAGACGAAGGATATAGAAGTAGCGGCAGTGCGGCAGTTAGCAGAAGGGCTGGAGTATCGGGGACAGCGTGAGCAGCTGAGTACTAGAGACACGGCTATCTTTGAGCTGCTGAAGCATGGCCTTAGAGCGACAGAAGTTAGCAAGCTGAACATCGGGGATTACAACGGTCAGGCCGTTCAGGTCAGTGAAGCGAAGTGGCGCAGCGATGGAACGGTACCGCTAGCGCCGAACGCTCGTCAGGCGCTAGACAGCTATCTGGGCTGGTGCGTACGCAAAGGGTTTGATACTAGTTCAGGTGAGCCACTGTTTAGAAGCCTATCGAGGAACGGCTATGGGAAGCGGCTGGGCTACTGGGGCATCTACGAGATGGTGAAGGATTTAGGAGCGATTGTTGAGACAACTGAGAACGTACATCCGCATCGATTGCGTCATACGTTTGGTACGCAGCTCGTTCTGAATGATATGTCGCCGGATTATGTGCGGAAGTTGATGCGGATAAAGTCACCTGTGACTTCTGAACGGTACACCAAAAGAGCGCTGGAGAAGAAGGCTGAAGATGCGTTCAACGACTTGATTGAGCGCTCTGAATTGGGTAGTGGTTTGTTTTAG
- a CDS encoding ParA family protein yields the protein MIIAIAAIKGGVGKTTLTFCLAATLTKMGKKVLCLDLDHQGDLSAAMGANKDDSEPSIGQILYAPKREQAEMLARGIIDIPTCCHLITPGSNLGSYQTEIENGLASESRLADALDGFNSIYENYDYVLLDTPKGEGLFTKNALVACDNVIVPVQTEYFALKNIPELLGLISQIADRANPDVSVVAMVPSRMKQTSLHKSIHKQLLEWDVREQLPYQQHQAWIAPPIRDLTIYSELSAQGESLYTYSGVKKAHREPFIAIAEHLESLSSKSTQREVETVG from the coding sequence ATGATTATTGCAATCGCAGCTATCAAAGGAGGCGTTGGCAAAACGACGCTTACTTTTTGCTTGGCAGCCACGCTTACCAAGATGGGCAAAAAGGTATTGTGCTTAGACCTTGACCATCAAGGCGATCTTTCTGCGGCGATGGGTGCAAACAAAGACGACTCAGAACCAAGTATAGGTCAGATACTATATGCGCCTAAAAGAGAACAAGCAGAGATGCTTGCTAGAGGAATTATAGATATTCCAACTTGCTGCCACTTAATTACTCCAGGCTCGAACTTAGGCTCCTACCAAACAGAGATTGAAAACGGTCTGGCAAGCGAAAGCCGCCTAGCAGACGCACTGGATGGATTCAATAGCATCTACGAGAACTACGACTACGTTCTTCTCGATACGCCAAAGGGCGAAGGGCTGTTCACTAAGAACGCACTGGTCGCTTGCGACAATGTCATCGTTCCAGTGCAAACCGAGTACTTTGCACTCAAAAACATCCCAGAGCTACTGGGACTAATTAGCCAGATAGCAGACCGTGCCAATCCTGATGTATCGGTGGTAGCGATGGTGCCTAGTCGAATGAAGCAAACAAGTCTACATAAAAGCATCCATAAGCAGCTATTAGAATGGGACGTTCGCGAACAGCTACCATACCAGCAGCATCAGGCTTGGATAGCGCCACCCATCCGGGATCTGACCATCTATTCTGAGCTTTCAGCCCAAGGAGAATCGCTGTACACATACTCAGGTGTGAAGAAAGCGCACCGTGAGCCTTTCATTGCGATCGCAGAGCATTTAGAATCGCTTAGTTCGAAGAGCACTCAACGCGAGGTAGAAACTGTTGGCTAA
- a CDS encoding transposase, with amino-acid sequence MLQHAQRLVYSLISLMPSHYQEASLKALFARFLPEQGHALPEHTPLKSPSSLSRFLNRYSWSTRQIIRTTRAAVLDQLAVHPVGPNVPVRLLIDLTTLRKTGKFWHLSTPTEDVDAPEPWVRMLNGKRGLHLVVLYLVIGERRIPWSFRIWHGKGEASPSQLACKLLATVPRRLIQGRTVIVQGDTEFGTVAFFNAVRRRRWRAVVGVRNNRLLQDGRRLKDLPRCAKRGLQVRLKDIDYPLTISWFWLKRADDKRELRFVASTYPYTGIYLIRLGRKRWAIEGFFKTVKHQFGLHCFGQGTKLGVYRWLILSFIAYVLAHWIDLWACPPALNWKATSRLTIEKLLPSVLLLKHIRRDAGMPAQYGFEIVLKSLPSSA; translated from the coding sequence ATGCTTCAGCACGCCCAAAGGCTAGTTTATAGCCTAATTTCACTCATGCCTAGTCACTATCAAGAAGCCAGTCTCAAAGCTCTGTTCGCTCGATTTCTCCCAGAACAAGGCCACGCTTTGCCTGAACATACACCGCTCAAATCGCCTAGCTCGCTCAGCCGCTTCCTCAATCGCTATAGCTGGTCTACCCGCCAAATCATTCGTACCACTCGCGCAGCAGTCTTAGACCAGCTAGCCGTTCATCCGGTGGGGCCAAACGTGCCCGTTCGGTTATTGATAGACCTGACAACGTTGAGAAAGACTGGGAAGTTCTGGCATCTGAGTACACCGACTGAGGATGTCGATGCGCCAGAACCTTGGGTGAGAATGCTAAACGGCAAACGAGGGCTGCACCTAGTGGTGCTGTATCTGGTCATCGGTGAACGGCGCATTCCTTGGAGCTTTCGTATCTGGCACGGCAAAGGAGAAGCGAGTCCATCGCAACTAGCTTGTAAGCTCCTGGCAACGGTTCCAAGGCGACTTATCCAAGGTCGCACTGTCATCGTACAAGGAGACACAGAGTTCGGCACCGTTGCCTTCTTCAATGCCGTACGGCGACGGCGATGGCGAGCCGTTGTGGGTGTCAGGAACAATCGCCTATTGCAGGATGGGCGTAGGCTCAAGGACTTACCGAGATGTGCAAAACGAGGCTTACAAGTCCGGCTAAAGGACATCGACTACCCGCTTACCATTTCCTGGTTTTGGCTCAAACGTGCAGACGACAAACGAGAGCTACGGTTTGTCGCTTCTACCTATCCTTACACGGGCATCTATCTGATTCGACTAGGGCGCAAACGATGGGCGATAGAAGGCTTCTTCAAAACAGTAAAGCATCAGTTTGGTCTACATTGCTTTGGCCAGGGAACAAAGCTAGGCGTTTACCGTTGGCTGATTCTCTCATTCATTGCCTATGTACTGGCTCACTGGATTGACCTATGGGCGTGCCCACCTGCGTTGAACTGGAAAGCAACCTCGCGGCTAACGATAGAGAAGTTGTTGCCTTCCGTTCTACTACTTAAGCACATCAGACGTGATGCTGGTATGCCTGCCCAGTACGGCTTTGAGATTGTTCTCAAGTCTCTGCCTAGCTCTGCCTAA
- a CDS encoding DUF6463 family protein codes for MLKIVGSLWTVVACIHLLFGLVVYWPQWQIIAESGWFNVIAPNPFAPIFDREDAFWFMMATPFLLVIGQLCFWAHQQKLLLPTSISIILLSTTAIGLFLMPVSGFWLLILPSIMMLYSSWPMASSNNSLIQRESAPED; via the coding sequence ATGCTAAAAATTGTTGGATCTCTCTGGACAGTAGTTGCCTGTATTCATTTACTATTTGGCCTGGTTGTATATTGGCCGCAGTGGCAGATAATTGCGGAATCTGGCTGGTTCAACGTCATAGCACCCAACCCGTTCGCCCCCATCTTTGATCGTGAAGATGCCTTCTGGTTCATGATGGCGACTCCATTTTTGTTGGTGATAGGCCAGTTGTGCTTTTGGGCACATCAGCAGAAACTTTTGTTGCCAACTTCTATAAGTATCATTCTACTTAGCACTACTGCTATCGGACTTTTCCTAATGCCAGTATCTGGTTTTTGGTTACTGATTTTACCAAGCATAATGATGCTCTATTCCTCGTGGCCAATGGCGTCTAGCAACAATTCACTAATCCAAAGGGAGAGCGCTCCTGAGGATTAG
- a CDS encoding class I SAM-dependent methyltransferase: protein MTTNPSDRFDAISPTAMLVAYARQFSDIPFAVELARLIDVSAMLRLFPINSQNDILLLSALIEARYKAVDEAISSFENKQIFELASGLLPRGMKMTQDSEVVFVESDLPAVIQLKQALVAQVVSMPSNLRFKEADAASYPNQLLIGADYLKDNEPVTILCEGLLQYLSLTEKVQLFANIREMLQRYGGVWITSDLSTKQSQAQVMEHSPASHQLHQSIIQTSGRHLLNNSFNDRVEIKQFVSEQGFQIEEHSLIGVMNRLSCFDIVGDKPKNFEAFLETRYISILTLESR, encoded by the coding sequence GTGACAACTAACCCTTCTGACCGCTTTGACGCTATCAGCCCAACTGCGATGCTCGTTGCGTATGCAAGACAATTCAGCGATATTCCGTTTGCGGTTGAATTGGCTCGACTAATAGATGTTTCAGCAATGCTTAGGCTATTTCCGATTAACAGTCAGAACGATATTCTGCTTTTATCAGCTTTGATAGAAGCTCGTTACAAGGCCGTTGACGAGGCAATTTCCTCATTTGAGAACAAACAAATTTTTGAATTAGCCTCAGGCTTACTACCACGCGGGATGAAGATGACCCAAGACTCGGAAGTGGTTTTCGTCGAAAGCGATTTACCTGCTGTGATTCAACTGAAACAAGCGCTAGTTGCACAAGTTGTTTCAATGCCATCTAACCTACGATTTAAGGAAGCGGATGCAGCTAGTTATCCCAACCAACTGCTGATAGGTGCAGACTACCTGAAAGACAATGAGCCAGTGACCATTCTTTGCGAAGGACTATTGCAGTATCTTAGCCTGACAGAGAAAGTTCAACTTTTTGCGAATATTCGAGAGATGCTTCAACGATATGGAGGTGTTTGGATTACTTCTGATCTTTCGACGAAGCAAAGTCAGGCCCAAGTTATGGAACATAGTCCAGCTTCTCACCAGTTGCATCAGTCTATTATCCAAACATCAGGCAGACATCTATTGAACAATAGTTTCAATGACCGGGTGGAGATTAAACAGTTTGTCTCTGAACAAGGATTTCAGATTGAGGAGCACAGCTTGATTGGTGTTATGAACCGATTGAGTTGTTTTGATATTGTTGGAGATAAGCCTAAAAACTTTGAAGCTTTTCTTGAGACAAGGTACATTTCCATCCTCACTTTAGAGAGCCGTTGA
- a CDS encoding pentapeptide repeat-containing protein, translated as MREADLGDAMLSNADLSGADLRGANLSEANLDGATLDKANLMGANLSEADLSESDLSSADLPGATLHNATLQNADLSGADLRSADLFRADLSEANLRSADLSSADLRGADLPGAKLIGANLIGANLSIANVTGTQFGTGKGLSLEEKQNLIERGAIFDEGIEIEEIETEKTKTEQIETEEKEIEKRSPLLLLVLALLAVTATGVTAAAVALRWIYEYFMTYLNA; from the coding sequence CTGCGCGAAGCTGATCTAGGCGATGCTATGTTGAGCAACGCCGACCTGAGTGGAGCCGATCTGCGCGGGGCCAACCTGAGCGAAGCCAACCTGGATGGAGCCACTCTGGACAAAGCCAATCTGATGGGGGCGAACCTAAGTGAAGCCGACCTAAGTGAATCTGACCTGAGTTCAGCCGACCTGCCCGGAGCTACCCTTCATAACGCGACTCTTCAGAACGCCGACCTGAGTGGAGCCGATCTGCGCTCAGCTGACCTGTTTAGAGCGGACCTAAGTGAAGCCAACCTGAGGTCAGCCGATCTGAGTTCAGCGGACCTACGTGGAGCGGACCTACCCGGAGCGAAGCTGATCGGAGCGAATCTGATTGGAGCCAACTTGAGCATAGCCAATGTCACTGGGACTCAATTTGGTACAGGCAAAGGTCTATCACTTGAGGAGAAGCAAAACTTGATTGAACGTGGCGCAATCTTCGATGAAGGGATAGAAATAGAAGAGATAGAGACAGAAAAGACAAAGACAGAACAGATAGAAACAGAAGAGAAGGAGATAGAGAAGCGCTCGCCTCTACTACTACTGGTCTTAGCACTCCTGGCAGTGACAGCAACAGGTGTCACTGCTGCCGCTGTCGCCTTGAGATGGATATACGAGTATTTTATGACTTATCTAAATGCGTAA
- a CDS encoding pentapeptide repeat-containing protein: MTAEELLQQYQSGERDFRGIKLKGVFLRDQCLRGIDLSCADLRGASLMGADLSGANLKRADFSGAFLILAQLNQADLTQANLTNAFLILANLQQCCLTQANLARANFTGANLSKVTGLTEGLLSGAVLASANPSQKMKTPNLDAISKKFSELVVSSFTYRS, from the coding sequence ATGACCGCAGAAGAACTTTTGCAACAATACCAATCTGGAGAGCGAGATTTCCGTGGAATTAAGCTCAAGGGCGTTTTCTTACGCGATCAGTGTCTGCGCGGTATTGACCTTAGCTGCGCAGACCTCAGAGGCGCTTCGCTGATGGGCGCAGACCTCAGTGGAGCCAATTTGAAACGGGCTGACTTTAGCGGAGCCTTTTTAATTTTGGCGCAGTTGAACCAAGCGGATCTCACCCAGGCAAATCTGACGAATGCCTTTTTAATTTTGGCTAATTTGCAACAATGTTGCCTTACGCAGGCTAATTTGGCCCGAGCCAACTTCACTGGAGCCAATCTATCGAAGGTAACCGGACTAACCGAGGGACTGCTCAGCGGCGCTGTTTTGGCCAGTGCTAATCCTTCTCAGAAAATGAAAACGCCTAATCTTGATGCTATCTCGAAAAAGTTCAGTGAGCTAGTCGTTTCAAGTTTCACCTATCGCTCTTAA
- a CDS encoding tetratricopeptide repeat protein encodes MKPSKFIGMFLGATVMMAAVGNRARATEHKKAVYAQLPQSSIHIAVTSTNSLVEQGRQEAEQGQLEEAISTYNRAIQADPQNAEAYRYRGLAYHDLGNYSQAIDDFSTALQFQPNDPETLYHRGEAYSHTPDINAALSDLSQAIELAPDFVQPYIDRSIILAVTGQFPLALSDLDSAISLAPDNADAYYNRGKVYTELGNAEAALTDFGTAIELAPNLAEAFGNRGLLHYQLGDSNAAIEDLQQAANLFQARGDQQSYQQTVYFIQQVQQGGPT; translated from the coding sequence ATGAAACCTAGCAAATTCATCGGGATGTTTTTAGGGGCGACAGTGATGATGGCCGCTGTAGGGAACCGAGCAAGAGCGACCGAGCACAAAAAGGCGGTGTATGCTCAACTGCCACAGTCATCAATCCACATAGCAGTAACGTCTACAAATAGCTTGGTGGAGCAAGGTAGACAGGAAGCTGAGCAAGGACAGCTTGAAGAGGCGATCTCTACGTACAATCGAGCCATTCAAGCAGACCCACAAAACGCTGAAGCCTACCGCTACCGAGGTCTTGCCTATCACGACTTGGGTAACTACTCACAGGCGATCGACGATTTTTCAACGGCTCTTCAGTTTCAGCCCAACGACCCAGAGACGCTGTATCATCGGGGCGAAGCCTACTCTCACACACCGGATATCAACGCCGCCTTGTCGGATTTATCGCAGGCGATAGAGCTAGCTCCCGACTTTGTTCAGCCTTACATAGACCGCAGCATCATTTTGGCGGTTACAGGACAGTTTCCACTAGCTCTAAGCGATTTAGACAGCGCAATCTCGCTTGCCCCCGACAATGCCGATGCCTATTACAACCGAGGTAAAGTCTACACCGAACTAGGCAATGCGGAAGCAGCATTGACAGACTTTGGCACAGCGATTGAACTCGCCCCAAACTTGGCAGAAGCCTTTGGCAATCGTGGGCTCTTACACTATCAGCTCGGCGACTCCAATGCAGCCATCGAGGATTTGCAGCAGGCTGCTAACTTATTTCAAGCAAGAGGCGATCAGCAGAGCTATCAGCAGACAGTCTATTTTATCCAGCAGGTTCAGCAAGGTGGGCCGACATAG
- a CDS encoding helix-turn-helix transcriptional regulator, with protein MASSKPARKKKAKKEFTNKKNRREASADAPSCEASLVHLDNVRQVQPEVIATEQAQHMAEFFSALSDPHRLKLLSALAQQELCVCDLAAAVKMGESAVSHQLRVLRSHRLVKYRKLGRNVCYSLADEHIMTIYRVVAEHLNET; from the coding sequence ATGGCTAGCTCCAAGCCCGCAAGAAAGAAGAAGGCTAAAAAGGAGTTTACAAACAAAAAAAATAGAAGAGAGGCATCGGCTGATGCACCTAGCTGCGAAGCCTCGTTGGTACATCTTGATAATGTACGGCAAGTGCAGCCGGAGGTAATTGCAACCGAGCAGGCACAGCACATGGCAGAGTTCTTTAGTGCTCTGTCAGACCCTCACCGACTGAAACTTTTATCTGCATTAGCACAGCAGGAGCTATGCGTCTGCGATTTGGCGGCGGCTGTAAAGATGGGCGAATCGGCAGTGTCTCATCAACTGCGGGTGCTGAGATCGCATCGCTTGGTCAAATATCGAAAGCTAGGCCGAAACGTCTGCTACAGTTTAGCCGATGAACACATCATGACCATTTATCGAGTAGTGGCTGAGCATTTGAATGAAACCTAG
- a CDS encoding heavy metal translocating P-type ATPase — translation MSSSQGHCCDHGHDHGSGEFNLRKALTPIAIAGVLFLAGFIFNEPLHNTPLAIAEYAVLIPAYIISGWNVLTTAGRNILRGRVFDENFLMTIATLGAIAIHEIPEAVAVMLFFQVGELFQDYAVGRSRKSIKSLLEVRPDTANLKVNGEIREVSPESVNVGDVVIVRPGEKVPLDGEILDGSSQVDTSALTGESVPRKVSTGETVLSGMINQSGVLSLRVTKPFNESSISKILELVENASSKKADTEKFITRFARYYTPVVVLLSLAIAILPPLFIADASPAVWTYRALVLLVISCPCGLVISIPLGYFGGIGGAAKRGILVKGSKFLDALTQVDTVVFDKTGTLTKGNFRVNEIVVANGLNEHQLLELAAQVESQSNHPVAQSIQQAYGKPVNSSTLQDYEEISGHGIRAKFNGSTVLAGNDRLLHRENIPHDVCSVEGTVAHIAVDGTYSGRIIIADELKQDAAEAISALKQQGIQTIMLTGDSQSVADAVARRLGLDQYRAELLPEDKVDALEEFLQPAINAKKKVVFVGDGINDAPVITRADVGMAMGGLGSDAAIETADVVIMTDAPSKVAEAISLARRTLRIVWQNIILAMTVKAVFIGLGAIGLATLWEAVFADVGVALLAIFNASRILKVTPVKLIKTV, via the coding sequence ATGTCATCATCTCAAGGTCACTGCTGCGACCACGGTCACGATCACGGCTCCGGTGAATTCAACTTGCGTAAGGCGTTGACCCCTATTGCTATCGCTGGTGTTCTGTTTCTAGCTGGTTTCATCTTCAACGAGCCACTGCATAACACGCCCCTTGCGATCGCAGAATACGCTGTCCTTATTCCGGCCTATATCATCAGCGGTTGGAATGTGCTCACCACCGCCGGACGCAACATTCTGCGAGGTCGGGTGTTCGACGAAAACTTTCTGATGACGATTGCGACATTGGGGGCGATCGCCATTCACGAGATACCTGAAGCCGTCGCGGTGATGCTGTTCTTTCAGGTAGGAGAGCTGTTTCAAGATTATGCTGTGGGGCGATCGCGTAAGTCTATCAAATCGCTATTAGAAGTGCGTCCTGACACTGCCAACTTGAAAGTAAACGGCGAAATCCGCGAAGTTTCTCCTGAGTCAGTCAACGTAGGCGATGTCGTAATCGTCCGCCCTGGCGAAAAAGTCCCACTCGATGGCGAGATTTTAGATGGCAGCTCTCAAGTAGATACCTCTGCTCTCACAGGAGAATCTGTCCCTCGAAAGGTGAGCACAGGTGAAACCGTACTTTCTGGGATGATTAACCAATCTGGTGTACTTTCGCTTCGCGTCACTAAGCCGTTCAACGAGTCCTCAATCTCTAAAATATTAGAGCTGGTAGAAAACGCCAGTAGTAAGAAGGCTGATACTGAAAAGTTCATCACACGCTTTGCTCGATACTACACCCCTGTTGTGGTGCTGCTTTCCTTAGCAATAGCCATACTGCCACCACTTTTTATCGCTGATGCATCGCCAGCAGTATGGACGTATCGAGCGCTCGTCCTGCTCGTTATTTCCTGTCCTTGTGGCTTGGTCATCAGCATTCCGCTAGGCTACTTCGGTGGCATTGGCGGCGCGGCCAAGCGGGGCATTTTAGTCAAAGGTTCCAAGTTTCTCGATGCGCTGACTCAGGTAGATACAGTTGTCTTTGATAAAACAGGAACACTAACCAAGGGAAACTTTCGTGTCAACGAGATTGTTGTTGCAAATGGCTTAAATGAGCATCAACTGTTGGAACTAGCCGCACAAGTCGAGTCACAGTCTAATCATCCAGTGGCTCAGTCAATTCAGCAAGCCTACGGCAAACCTGTTAACAGTTCTACTCTGCAAGATTACGAAGAGATTAGCGGTCATGGCATTCGGGCCAAGTTCAACGGGAGCACCGTTCTAGCCGGGAATGACCGATTGCTGCACCGAGAAAACATTCCTCACGATGTTTGCAGTGTAGAAGGAACGGTTGCTCACATCGCTGTTGATGGAACGTATTCAGGGCGGATCATCATTGCTGATGAGCTTAAACAAGATGCTGCAGAAGCTATCAGTGCTTTGAAGCAGCAGGGCATTCAGACCATTATGCTCACTGGGGATAGCCAATCGGTTGCGGATGCAGTTGCTAGGCGCTTAGGACTTGATCAGTACCGAGCCGAGCTGCTACCAGAAGACAAAGTAGATGCTTTAGAAGAGTTCCTACAACCTGCTATTAACGCTAAGAAGAAAGTTGTCTTTGTTGGTGATGGCATCAATGATGCCCCTGTCATTACCAGAGCCGATGTCGGTATGGCGATGGGTGGACTAGGCTCGGATGCGGCGATTGAAACGGCAGATGTGGTGATTATGACGGATGCACCTTCTAAGGTCGCTGAGGCGATCTCCCTTGCCCGTCGCACTCTTCGCATCGTCTGGCAAAACATTATCCTTGCCATGACGGTGAAAGCTGTCTTTATTGGACTTGGCGCAATTGGATTAGCAACACTCTGGGAAGCCGTATTCGCTGATGTTGGTGTTGCGCTGCTGGCTATCTTTAACGCAAGCCGTATTCTCAAAGTAACGCCAGTTAAGCTAATAAAGACCGTCTAA